CGGGCAACTGACGGTCAGCGACTAGTCGCAAATACGTCTGAAACGAGTCGATAAACCTCGCCAAAACATGGTCTCGGTCGACTCCCGACGAAGTGTGCAGCTGCCGAAAGGTCTCGGTGTCCTGGCATTGTTGCGTCATGGTGTATTACTCCAATAGGGCCATAGCCACACCCCTCCCGGGTAGTAGTATGTTAGCCGCAGATTTCATTTCGGGGAAGCATCCAGAAAGGATTTTCTCGCACCATTCTTGGAGTGTGCCTGTGTTAAGTGGATGCTTCCGCGAAGGCGGCATGTGCGTTTGCAAAGGCAAGTGGGGGAGCGAGGGGTTCAAACGAGCCGAGTAGGGCGCGCTTAAGCCCTCGTAGTCGCATGCCGAATAGAAATCGCCCGGGCGATCACTAAGCCATTTCATGTCAAGAGCTTGCGAGCTGGCAGCATTATTCTCCGGTGGTGTTGGAGACACCGCCGATTGCTGTGTCCGCGAAGAGAATGGGCGTGACGAGCCGGTACGCGAACCCGCTTTGGGATCTTGGGGCAAGAGGACCCCTGGTGCGTATCGATCACGCTCCAAGCTTGGACGCTAGTCGACTTGGGGCGGGATCATGTCGGAAGGTTTGCGGGCCACGATATCCGCTACCAGCGGGAAGTGATCCGACCCCACGTCGGGGCCAACCCAGCATTTGCGACAGCCAAAGAAAGTATTGCCATAGAGTATTTGATCGATCCGCGCCCCATAGCTCCAGCCTCGTTTGGTCGTGATCTTGGTAGTGCCAAATCCGAAGCCTGCCACGTCGAACGCATTTGTAAACGATGACCAAATATCGAGGTAGATAGTGCTGTCGACGGGCATGTTGAAGTCGCCGGCGATGATCGTCGGCCGATTAAAGTCTGTAATCCATTGCTTCAATTCCTCAGATTCCCAGCGACGGCATTGAATCAACTCGCTTAGCATCCGGCTACGCCCTGGCGCGACAATTGTCCTCTGATCGAGAACCCGCTCAAGACCGCTGCGCGGAGTTAGCAGGTGGACGCAGCAGAATCCTATGTCGCCCGACGGCGCTTCAACGACACATCGTAGAGCATTAGATGGCGGCCACTGGGATTGAGGGTGGGCGCGAACCGAGTGGTCTGAATCGCGCAGTGGATAGCGCGACGCGACAACCAGTGCGCCCTCCCTGATCTCATGCCATGTCTCCGGCCAGGGAATGCGCACATCGCTGTCGCATTCCTGAAGCGCGACGATGTCTGCCTGCTCGTTCACCGCGAACTCGGCCAAGGCGACTCGAGCCGCCTTTCCTCCTTGCATGTTGCACGTAATCACGCGCAGCCGTGGTTTGTCGGCCTCCGAGTTTCGCGCAAGCGGGACACGAAAGCCCATCACCGGGAGGATAAAAATTGCGATCGCCGCTAGAAGCGGCAACAATGCTCGGCGATTCGCCCAAGCGGCCAACGGAATCAGGACGATCAAGGGCACGCCGTACAGCCAGCGTGGTGCATAGAGTAGCACGGTGGCGAACCACCAGCGGTCACCAGCGGCGCGAAGGAATCCCCACAGCAATGCCAAGCCAACTAAGTATGACACGGCGGCCGTTGCCAGTACTGCCCGGCAGAACTGCGCCGTGAGCAACTTGGGAATTGCAAAGTCCCGTGGATCAGTTTGTTTGAACAACGAAAATGGCATGGTATCGGCGGAGCGTGGCAAAGGTGCACATCGTCATCGAATTCTGATCAGCCTTCTCAGTTTTCCTGCCACGCGTTGCCCAAATTCTTCGATTGCAAGTTTAGCGCCATAGATGCTGGCTATCGCTGCTTGGAATCCGGCATGCGACGATATGCGCCTGTAAGCCGGCAAGTAGTTCGCCTTATTGCCGAATCCGAGGATGCGGTAGTCGTCCGCTGAAAGGTTCCCTAGTAGGGCGGCGTTCAGCAGCAATGGATGATAAC
This genomic stretch from Pirellulales bacterium harbors:
- a CDS encoding endonuclease/exonuclease/phosphatase family protein, which encodes MPFSLFKQTDPRDFAIPKLLTAQFCRAVLATAAVSYLVGLALLWGFLRAAGDRWWFATVLLYAPRWLYGVPLIVLIPLAAWANRRALLPLLAAIAIFILPVMGFRVPLARNSEADKPRLRVITCNMQGGKAARVALAEFAVNEQADIVALQECDSDVRIPWPETWHEIREGALVVASRYPLRDSDHSVRAHPQSQWPPSNALRCVVEAPSGDIGFCCVHLLTPRSGLERVLDQRTIVAPGRSRMLSELIQCRRWESEELKQWITDFNRPTIIAGDFNMPVDSTIYLDIWSSFTNAFDVAGFGFGTTKITTKRGWSYGARIDQILYGNTFFGCRKCWVGPDVGSDHFPLVADIVARKPSDMIPPQVD